One Gossypium arboreum isolate Shixiya-1 chromosome 13, ASM2569848v2, whole genome shotgun sequence genomic window, ATTGGTTCGTACAGCGAACTTAAATCATTAATTAATAATGAACAAGTTTGAATAAAATAAATCTGTGCAAGAATCACAGATTGTGGGACAAAATTGGGGTATAAAGATAAATTTAGtccataatatttattttttatcaatttagtccttttttagttaaatttgacccTAATATCAACCTTTTAAAAGAGATGAATTGTTGCTTTTAAATAGAAATTCTAAGTAAaatgtcaatttttaaacataacaGCTCGTATGGCTATCTATAtacttcattttttttaaaaaattacgaactttttgtgaagtttgaatggttttatttcttaaatattttataaaatttaaattatttgttggcGTGATTTACAAGATAAATAGTGTCATTTCAATATAAGGTACACATGAAATACTATATAAacattgttaaaaaaattaatgttttagttagcattttatttttatttttactattttgaaAAGATAgacaaaaatataaatactaaaagttaaatttattgttatacttaaaattagaaaaaaaaaaaacccgacACATTATTTGCTTAAGGTAAAACTTGAATTTCATCCATCAAGCTCGATTTTAACTTTATCAACACAACCAAAACCTCGTCAGTCCAATGACTTAAATCATTATATTTCTACAATATTttatacattcatatcatatgGCATAGAGTgtatatgaaaaagaaaaaaaaaaaaggataatgCAGCTTTAGAAAGCGGCAACATCATACTCGTTGACTTTTTTGATCAAGATGAAGCGAACGGCTCAGATTCAATCAAGTAACAAACAGTTTCATGATAAAAAACGTGAAATGCACGACCTGTAAAAGTCAACTCTCAACTCCCAATCACGATTCGCCACGTAATAATATTTAAACTGGGGAACTTTGTGTCTATAAATAGGGCTTCCCAAAAATTGGCAAAAATACAAAGGACCTAAATGAATTTACAAAATAATGAGTTTTAAAGCTAAGCTTTGCTTCTTTCTTCTATTTACATTGACTATAGTGTCCTCGGCTTGTAAGGCAATTTCAATTTCATCAGGTATGtattcttaatttattattttctcGATCCGTTATAGTTTGTAATAAAATTCACTTAGAAATTTTCTTGGTTTTATCTTGTAAAATTAACGAGATTATTGTTGATTGTTTGAAAGTAGAGTTGGATTTCATTCAATCACATTCTAGTAAAGCATTCCGAGACTACTATTAGTATTCTATGACCATATAATATAAGACATGTGTCTAAAAACAGTCCAGAAGACATACGATAGATTCAACTTccgatttgatttttatttttattttacattagtAGAggagataatatataaataatgagATCGACATTCTTGCCTGGTTTGTATAATATTACAGCAGATGAGATATTGATTGCTACGAAAGAAAGGTCTCTAGTGGCGAACATTGAAGATTACAGTGAACCAACCGCGAATCGTGGCCATGATCCTACTTCAAGAGCTAGAGGTGGCGGCGGAAATGGCCGTGGCCGAGGCCATAGCAGAGGTCGAAAGGGTTAATGATAATCGtacttaattttgtttttaaaaaaagtgTTATTGGCCGATTATAATCTAAATATTTGGTTAAGTAATTGTGCATATGATGCTAAAGTTTTGTAGTGTAATAACGTTGATATAGTAATTATTGTGATAtatgtcaaataaaaatatttatatatttattttataatttacaaTAAACCGATCAATATTGTTAATTTTGGTTTGAAGATTTAACTTAATTTGatcaataaaattaacaattCAAATCCGAACATAAAGTGATCTAAAACGTAAAATTATTTGAAAAAGTAATTTGTAATGACTAAACTTGAAAATATTTGAATGACCCAAATTTAAAAtgacccaaattaaaagtgatccaaAATTTATAACCCGATTTAACATTTTAATATCGACTATGTTATTTATACTTGAAAATGAGTGTTtatattcaaaattttctttcaaGATTTCAAATTAAAATTGGTTTAAGAAATCCAGGATGGTCAGGGTGTTCACGGCCTCAGTTGTGGTTTGGATTTGAGTTACATTAATCGTGTTTGTTGTTCGGAGTTTGTTAAACTATTTGTGGAATAAAAAAATACACCCTATACATATCTATCTGTTAACTAAACTTTTTCGATGTTTATACAAATAAAATTGTATATTAAAAGGGTTTTCTAAAATTTCGTATTACTAAAATTTTGGTTAAATTGTGTCATTAATATTTATAGTATTTAAAAATTGAGGATTCAgttcttataatttaattaattaattttagtcttttttacttgattaaatttagtttttatactttttaaattttaaaattttaattttaacccAATCTATAATTCGATTCAATTATACTATTATGAGTTAAGTTATAGACTTAGTCTATGTTCTCCAATTAGATCAtttttagtccctatatttttgaattttgaaattttagtattgATACAAAATGATAATCGTTAAATCCATTAACGTCTAGCTTTTTGTTAGTCATGTATGCAAACAACAAATTGATATAACATTACATACGTGATAATATATTTACCGCATCAAATTTTAGAAATACATAATCTTAACGAATTAACAACAACCATTTGGTCaggacaaaaattttaaaattagaaaaatacaaGGACAAAAAATGATCAAATCAAAGTAcatagactaaatccataacTTATGCATCGTACAAGgactaatagcataatttaaccTAGAAGTTTCTTGAGATTTCTTCAAAATTTCCCGACTACCCTTTTTAACTCTCTTTTTCCCACATCCCCGCCGCCAAACAAGCCTCTCCCTCTCCTCCTCCGCCTCCCACCGTTCGAGTTTCCGGCAGACCCTGAAATTAAATAAGGTAATTTATGAAACCCTAATTTTATATTTGAAGATTGATTTCTATTTGATTCATGAAATTTTGAGTTGTCTGCATCACTCTGCTATATTTGATTTTTTCTGTTTTCAATCCTACTGCTTGTTACTCTCTCTGTTTACTTTGTTAAAAAGAAGAAATCTTTTTAAAAGCTATCGATTTAGCTGAATTAGGGGATCATTATCGCCGCTATTTTCCGTAATTTGCGGCCGCTCTGCGCTGCTATCGTGAGGTTTTTACCGGTGGCGAACAGCACCGCTACTGTGAAATACTACCTATTGCTATTTGAAACTCTAAATGTTTTTTTTCATTGCTTTTAAGGTTGTTTTTTagctcattattattattatcattatcagaAATGAGAATCACTCGAGCTATGTTGAGTTCACTCAGTGGTGGTTTTACACGTCCAGTTCAGTATCTTGGAACTGTTAGATCTTTCTCCACAGCAAATAAGTTTGATGGAAATATTCCGAATTCCGGTTCGTTTGAATCAACTGAAGAATTCGAAGGAAGAATATTCGGTGGGTCTTCCAGTGATAGTGCAAAAGCTCAAGCTTTTTTCGAAAAGCTTGATAAGAGGTCTCGATATCGATTAGGTCCTTCGATGGCTAATAGAGACGAGTTGGACGATAGTTTCAGTACGGTATCGGATGGAATGGATATGAAATTGAAGAAAGCAGCCACTTACTTTGAGTTTGATCTCAATGAAGTTCACAAAAATGATTATGCTTTTAGACCCGATGTTACCTTTCATTCTGGATCGACATACGAACCCAAGGTTTTTCTTTTGGCAATCTTTGTCTACATAGCTTCAATTCTTCATTTTTTCTTGAATACTTATATATGGACTTTGAACATATATGTGTCACATCCTAGTATGAATAACATTGATCTTTGTTTCTTAGCAATATCATGTTTTAAGGATCATTAGAAACTGAACCAGGAATTTGATATTCCGTGTTTGTTATCCATTTGACATTCGTGTTTTGTTACGATTCCAATTTAGTCGAGCAAAGGATCGATTTATTTGATGCGAAAATGTGTTTTGCCAAGTTATTAGTGAGTGTAACTTTTAGAAGTTTCTGGTTCATTATGCTTACATGAGTAATCCGTAATTCCCGGACTTTTCCACTGATTGTTTCCCTTAATAGCTCGATGTGTTCCACGGTTGATGTTTTAAGCACTTTAGACTGATTTAAGTGTACGAATGGCCTTAAAAGAGTAGTTTCATGAATGAACTTAATATAATTCCGAAGAAACCAAGGTTTAGAAGTATAACCCACATTGCATCTTCCTTTCTAAGTCTCGGTAGAAGTCATCATGGTAGAATACAATATTCTGACCCTATTTATCAAACAAACTAGCTCAGAAGACTCCACAAACCTGTATTTCTATCATAACATGTCTGGTCCTTATAGAAGATTACCTTCTTTTTGTTTTCGTTGTTTAGCAAATGTTTTTTATAGATATCGATAAGCTTTTGCGTAGAAATGGTTAATCAATGCCAAATCTTAACATTGAGTTTTGACGTTATAATTATAAATGTGCTGCTACTCTGTTGTTTTATTTTTCTGTTATGCTAACAGTAGCACTATCCTATTGTTCAACTTCCATGTGGTATAATGCAGGATCTTGATCTTAGAAGACCGGGAGTACGTAAACCTCCCAAAACTGCCACATTTGAAGTGACTACAGAGGAAGTACTGAGAAAAGCTGATTTCCGGGTGAGCCTATCTGAACCTTGCATCACCTTTGTTTCCCGAGCCTAATTGGTCATATATTCTTGTTTTTGTAAATGCTTTCTAAATCTAGATGGTTCAGATAATAGTGCATATCATGTGATTATTCTCTGATGACAGCATACTTTTCATTATAACTTGTGGGAACCTTGATTATCATTTTGTTAGTTATCGGGTACTGTAATTAACTTACTGTTACTTCTAACGATACATGTTGGACAGAATGTAAAGTTCCTGGCGCAGTTCTTAACCGAGGCTGGAATCATTATAAAGCGGAGCTCGGTAATTTCTAatgatgatttgatttatttatcGTAGCTTATGGATTTTCCTTTATTTACATCGTTTTAGTTCAATGTATAGACCGGTATTAGTGCCAAGGCTCAAAGGAAGGTTGCGAGAGAGATCAAGACTGCTCGAGCGTTTGGTTTAATGCCATTTACAACGATGGGGACAAAGTCATTCGTTTTCGGAAGATCAATGGAAGTTGATAATAAAGATTATGAATATGAGGCTTTCGATGACATGACTCCCGCTATGGACGAAAAAGATGCTTGAGCCGAGATTTGAGCCTTGAATAGTTCCATTTTTATGGTATCCTCCTACCATTTCTGATGTTTTGGATGAAGCAGTTAACTGCATTTACTATCATATTAGTTGTTTTGATTATATCAgcaaatgatgttttcttctggacttgttaaaagaaaaaaaaaaccttgtaCGTTCTTAGATTGATCTAGGCTTTTATATAGAATTTATGTTTTTTCGATTTTTCgaatttttcttatatttcggTTTTTTGAAATACTCGTGTTTAGTATTCGTGTTTATTTGAGTTCAATTAGTTTAAGTTAATTAAAAacatttcatttaagtcactaggtTGGTAAAATAGCAAATGTATGTCCTCCGCTTGCACTACTTGCACTAAACGAAAACTAttgttctttttttcttctacaatttatttttttttcatgaaataactttGAACGTCACTAATCGTCAAATCAAAATCCAAACAAATTAACCATTAGATCAATTTAGATCTACGGTATATTCTTTTACACATTGATGAGTGTTGATTCATCGTATCGATCTTTAATTGTTGTTTGAAGCTCACTAgccgaactttaaaaaaaattaacaatttagtgacttaaataaaaactttcaaatagtctagttattattttgtaatattttaaagttgagtgattaaaacgtaaatatattaatagtttagtAACATTGGGTATTAGTTtacccaaaaattaaaataatgttttgagaaattaattcaattattagtgtatatatatatatatatatatgagagagATTCACTTTCACAGTGTAAAAACTAAAGTAGTTTAACATACTttagtaaatatttatataaatcgttaaaatattaataatataaatagttacAAAAGTATGTAAAATTAGTGGATCTCTCCTATGTATATTGAATTATTGATTTTTGCTAGTTCTTTATAAATAAACTGTTTAAATTTTTTgagttcatttttaaaatttttaattgaattgaatttaaacATATTTAAGCTCAATTTTGTGAGTTGAGTTGTCAAACTTAATctattttacatatatatatatatatatatatatatatatatatagagatcCACTTACATAGTGtaaaaccaaaataattttacatacttggtaaatatttatataaattgttaaaatattaatcatataaatagttataaaatatgtaaaattactttaatttttacaCTATGTAAGTGGAtcctcctatatatatatatatatgcatatatatattttaatcacttTTTTAATTTGTTGCAtataaattattgaattattgATTTTTGCTAATTCTTTATAAATAAACTGTTTAAATTTTTTCaagtttgtttttaaatttttaattaaatcaagCTCAATTTTTGAGTTGAGTTGTCAAACTTAAaactattttacatttttatttaaatttaatcaaatcaaGCTCAAT contains:
- the LOC108486046 gene encoding protein PSY3-like; translation: MSFKAKLCFFLLFTLTIVSSACKAISISSDEILIATKERSLVANIEDYSEPTANRGHDPTSRARGGGGNGRGRGHSRGRKG
- the LOC108484440 gene encoding uncharacterized protein LOC108484440 gives rise to the protein MRITRAMLSSLSGGFTRPVQYLGTVRSFSTANKFDGNIPNSGSFESTEEFEGRIFGGSSSDSAKAQAFFEKLDKRSRYRLGPSMANRDELDDSFSTVSDGMDMKLKKAATYFEFDLNEVHKNDYAFRPDVTFHSGSTYEPKDLDLRRPGVRKPPKTATFEVTTEEVLRKADFRNVKFLAQFLTEAGIIIKRSSTGISAKAQRKVAREIKTARAFGLMPFTTMGTKSFVFGRSMEVDNKDYEYEAFDDMTPAMDEKDA